The Triticum aestivum cultivar Chinese Spring unplaced genomic scaffold, IWGSC CS RefSeq v2.1 scaffold35041, whole genome shotgun sequence sequence AGCTGCCACAACCCGCAGCCCCCGACGCCGCGCCACCTCCACCAGGGAGccacgccgccgctcgccggaCCGCCGGCCCGCCCCAACCCTGATGGGGCCCAAAATGCCCCAGATCTAGGCGGAGCGGACGCCGCCGCCCAGCCGCACCACCGCGCGCCCATCAGCCAACGTCCGTTCTGCCGCATCAGGGACGCCTGCAGCCCGCAGAACCCCGCCGAGCGACATTATCGCCAGCCAAGGAGCACCGCCGCCATCAGGGGGCCCCCACGCAAGCTGGGAAAGAACGGTCCGCCGCCGTCAGCGCCATGCAGGCAAGGCCCGGCGGACCACGCCGGCAGCAGCGACAGGGGAGAGCGGCGAGGAGGTGGGCTGTAGGAGAGGAAGGAGCGGGGATTCGCCCGTCGCCCACGTGGGAGAGGGCGGAGCGAACAGAGGAGGTTAGTCTGTCTCCGCAGAAGTGGTTCATATGAGCCAGAGGACTCATCGTTCCCACAGAAGTTGTTTGCTGCTGAAGATGAGGGACTGGACTTCGGCGAGTCTACAATCGCAGGAGCACGTACTGCAGGAGGTTGCATTCTTGACTATAATTCTCTGTTGGGTTTCCAAGGCATTTCAAGCGCCTGTTTTACACGACTGAAATTTCTTGCCCTGAGACTGACTGACGTTGGTACTGCTGTCCATTGCTTTTGCAATGTTGAATATATGGCACACAACACCTCAGGAGTTTTAGATTGATCTCAGCTAGAATTCCACGAGAGCTACTTTGACTGAAATTCCAAGTCATTCTCAGCTGAATTATGCCTTCATCACGGTTGAAACCAAGTCATTctctataattttttaggaaaattCCAAGCCATTCTCAGATGTATGCTGCCAGAGTGATGCATGCGGGCCTTGTCCACCAGTGGGTCAAGGAAAACCGCGACCAGGCGGCCCCTTCTATCTGAAGGGCACATTTAGTCACAAAAAGAATTCATTACAAGGGAAATCGGAGTTGCCATCATAAAAGTCTGAGCAATAACAGTACACACAGACCAGCACGAGCCGAAGGAAAAAAAATCACAATGACAGTGGGAATACAGGTCGGATGAAGCTCTTCGTGGATCCATTGCCCCATCAAGTGTTGGATATTAAATAGTGTATGAACTTGTTGCAAGTTGTATCTGCGTACCCAACAAAATGTAGCCCGGGAAAAAATTGATTGGAAAAATAGCAATTTAAGCTATCAATTACAGTGGCAAGGAAAAATTGATTGGAAAAATAGCAATTTAAGGTATCAATTACAGATTGACACTGCAAATAAATTAGGCTGAGATGTATGATGAGTTCATCAAAGTCTTGTAAGGATGTTGGTCTTAAATCGGTATGGTTTTTGTTTATTGAGAATACTCCAAACGTAGAttccaaaaaaagagagaatacTCCAATGTTATGTTGGATCATGAGTTCAATTTTTTGAGACAATGATCATGAGTTGATGACAACACTTATTTACTTTGTCCAAGCCCAACCAATTCTCTCCTACAACAGGACAGGAGCGAACTCAACCTGTTGCTAGCCTGCTACCACGACGTCCATCCTGGCTAGGTCTTCTTGGCGGCCGCGGATGAACGCCGCCCTAGATGCCGCCGGAGTggcccgccgccgcagcccacgcCTCCATCCCCAGGTTCAGGCGAATGAGGAGGGAGCCGGACTGAATCTGAGGCGCAGTGCGCGTCTCCATCCCCCAGTCCACGCAAGTGACGAGGGCGACGGAGTCACCCGCCGCCGCAGCCCTCGCCTCCATCCCCAGGTTCAAGGAGTGGCTCGTCGGCGCAGCACGCGCCTCCGTCCCAAGGTCCACGCCACTGAGGAGGCATCCGGAGTGATCCGCAgcagtcgtcgccgccgccacagCTCGCCAGCGGCGCTGGCCTCACCGCTTGAAGATGACGATCTCCTGAGGGAGATCCTGCTCCGTCTCCCGCCGCAGACCTCCTCCCTGCCCCGCGCCTCAGCCGTCTGCAAGCGGTGGCGACACGCCACCACCGACCCAAGGTTCCACCGC is a genomic window containing:
- the LOC123174941 gene encoding uncharacterized protein, producing the protein MNAALDAAGVARRRSPRLHPQVQANEEGAGLNLRRSARLHPPVHASDEGDGVTRRRSPRLHPQVQGVARRRSTRLRPKVHATEEASGVIRSSRRRRHSSPAALASPLEDDDLLREILLRLPPQTSSLPRASAVCKRWRHATTDPRFHRQFRAYHQKPPLLGFFEDSLDGIVFRPILDHPVVSLHSASTCDPTALTVATSRGSVCLGAATVAFSSCARRSRILLSLPP